The following proteins are co-located in the Hevea brasiliensis isolate MT/VB/25A 57/8 chromosome 11, ASM3005281v1, whole genome shotgun sequence genome:
- the LOC110644797 gene encoding uncharacterized protein LOC110644797, with the protein MQFAKPERGRGMETVDGTEGSGRGRYALKPMRINCEDILFCIDVDAESLVEMKTAGPSGRPLTRLECIKQAILFFINAKLSINPDHRFAFATLAKSASWLRKEFSSEVESTVAALRGLSATSSCGQADLTHLFRLAAHEAKKSRAQNRILRVILVYCRSSVRPHHQWPINQKLFTLDVMYLHDKPGPDNCPQAVYDALVDTLEHVSEYEGYIYETGQGLRVLLRHLSIMLSHPQQRCTQDDMDIKSLTKRSPVADSANGEDSVPISSQ; encoded by the exons ATGCAATTCGCGAAGccagagagagggagagggatgGAGACGGTGGATGGAACAGAGGGCTCAGGCAGGGGAAGATATGCGCTGAAGCCGATGAGGATCAACTGCGAGGACATATTGTTTTGCATAGATGTGGATGCAGAGTCTCTTGTGGAAATGAAAACCGCAGGCCCCTCTGGGAGACCTCTCACCAGATTGGAGTGCATCAAGCAAGCTATTCTTTTCTTCATCAACGCCAAGCTCTCTATCAACCCCGATCATCGCTTCGCTTTCGCCACTCTAGCAAAATCCGCCTCTTGG CTTCGAAAAGAGTTTAGCAGTGAAGTTGAGTCTACAGTAGCTGCTCTTAGGGGGCTCTCAGCTACTTCATCTTGTGGTCAAGCAGACCTCACACATTTATTTCGCTTAGCAGCTCATGAAGCAAAGAAATCACGTGCTCAAAACCGGATTTTAAGAGTG ATTCTCGTCTACTGCAGATCATCTGTTCGACCGCACCACCAGTGGCCCATAAACCAGAAACTCTTCACTTTGGATGTGATGTACCTCCATGATAAGCCTGGACCTGACAACTGCCCACAGGCGGTCTATGATGCACTAGTTGACACCCTTGAACATGTTAGTGAGTATGAGGGTTACATCTATGAGACCGGGCAGGGCCTACGAGTCCTCCTGCGTCACTTGTCTATTATGTTATCACACCCTCAGCAACGTTGTACACAAGATGACATGGACATAAAGTCTCTAACAAAGAGATCTCCTGTAGCTGATTCAGCAAATGGTGAAGATTCTGTTCCTATATCTAGCCAATGA
- the LOC110644798 gene encoding uncharacterized protein LOC110644798 translates to MACLHDHSCEDHDCSSNWSLYKHIDLSKVSALNEAVRGSVKSVFKAWEQRLDSSGEHLESNEGDPELLVYIPFTSDVKIKSISIIGDADGTSPSKMRVFTNRDGIDFSDAHSMQAVQEWDLVENLQGVLEYQTRYAKFQSVSSITLHFPDNFGGDTSRIHYIGFKGEATQLKRDVVATIVYELRPNPSDHKTRAEQDRPFQMWNGE, encoded by the exons ATGGCTTGTTTACATGATCATAGCTGTGAAGATCACGATTGCTCCTCTAATTGGTCTCTCTACAAGCACATAGACCTCTCTAAG GTATCGGCTCTGAACGAAGCGGTTCGGGGAAGTGTTAAGTCAGTTTTTAAAGCTTGGGAACAGCGCCTGGACTCTTCCGGG GAACACTTGGAAAGCAACGAGGGTGATCCTGAATTGCTTGTTTATATCCC ATTTACATCGGATGTTAAGATAAAAAGCATTTCAATTATTGGTGATGCTGATGGAACAAGCCCTTCAAAGATGAGAGT GTTCACCAATCGAGATGGCATTGATTTCTCAGACGCTCATAGTATGCAAGCTGTTCAG gagtgGGATCTGGTTGAAAATTTGCAAGGAGTGCTAGAGTACCAGACAAG ATATGCCAAATTTCAAAGTGTGTCAAGCATCACATTGCATTTCCCTGATAATTTTGGCGGTGATACAAGTCGCATACACTATATTGGCTTTAAAGGTGAAGCCACCCAG TTGAAGAGGGATGTTGTTGCAACAATTGTTTATGAACTTAGGCCCAATCCCTCAGACCACAA GACACGCGCAGAACAGGATAGACCTTTTCAAATGTGGAATGGAGAATAA
- the LOC110644800 gene encoding serine hydroxymethyltransferase 3, chloroplastic: MQACTGAAVMGSLQQPLWTKGSSFPPKRFSVTGFPHQIEVNSLTPCRYFSIKGSLVTGRPPSSVSVPVPESAGERSSFIDYGLSEADPEVCEIINKEKNRQFKSLELIASENFTSRAVMEAVGSCLTNKYSEGLPGKRYYGGNEYIDELEILCQERALAAFHLDGKKWGVNVQPLSGSPANFEVYTALLKPHDRIMGLDLPHGGHLSHGFMTPKRRVSGTSIYFESMPYRLDESTGLVDYDMLEKTATLFRPKLIIAGASAYPRDFDYPRMRKIADAVGAFLMMDMAHISGLVAASVVTDPFEYCDIVTTTTHKSLRGPRGGMIFFRKDPVLGVDLESAINNAVFPGLQGGPHNHTIGGLAVCLKHAQSPEFKSYQKQVISNCRALANRLVELGYRLVSGGSDNHLVLVDLRPLGIDGARVEKILDLASITLNKNSVPGDKSALVPGGIRIGSPAMTTRGFTEKEFVATADYIHEGVQITIEAKKSVSGSKLQDFLKFVASPDFSLKDRVSDLQTRVEALTTQFPIPGV, translated from the exons ATGCAGGCTTGCACTGGAGCTGCAGTGATGGGTTCTTTACAGCAGCCCCTTTGGACCAAGGGATCATCCTTCCCTCCAAAAAGGTTCAGTGTTACTGGGTTTCCACATCAGATTGAGGTCAATTCGTTGACGCCTTGTAGATATTTTAGTATTAAAGGTAGCTTGGTCACTGGGAGGCCACCCTCTTCTGTGTCTGTCCCTGTGCCTGAAAGTGCAG GTGAAAGGAGCAGCTTTATAGACTATGGCCTCAGTGAAGCGGATCCTGAGGTGTGTGAAATTATTAACAAGGAAAAGAATAGGCAGTTCAAAAGCCTTGAGCTTATTGCCTCTGAGAATTTTACATCCCGAGCGGTGATGGAAGCAGTTGGCTCATGCCTCACAAACAAGTATTCTGAAGGATTGCCTGGTAAAAG ATACTACGGTGGAAATGAGTATATTGATGAGCTTGAGATCCTTTGTCAAGAAAGGGCTTTGGCTGCATTCCACTTAGATGGCAAGAAGTGGGGTGTTAATGTCCAACCATTGTCTGGTTCTCCTGCTAATTTTGAGGTTTATACTGCACTTCTTAAACCACATGACAGGATAATG GGTTTGGACTTACCTCATGGAGGACATTTGTCTCACGGGTTTATGACTCCTAAAAGACGAGTATCTGGCACATCAATTTATTTTGAGTCTATGCCATATCGACTTGATGAATCTACAG GCCTGGTTGATTATGATATGCTTGAGAAAACAGCTACCCTCTTCCGACCCAAGCTAATTATTGCTGGTGCTAGTGCATATCCTCGAGATTTTGATTATCCTCGCATGAGGAAG ATTGCTGATGCTGTTGGTGCTTTTCTCATGATGGACATGGCTCACATAAGTGGACTTGTTGCTGCTTCTGTAGTTACTGACCCCTTTgagtattgtgatattgtgacaaCAACTACGCACAAG TCTCTACGGGGTCCTCGAGGTGGCATGATCTTCTTCAGAAAGGATCCTGTTCTTGGAGTTGATTTGGAATCTGCCATCAATAATGCTGTTTTCCCAGGCCTACAG GGTGGTCCTCATAACCACACAATTGGGGGACTAGCAGTTTGCTTGAAGCATGCACAATCCCCGGAATTTAAAAGTTATCAGAAGCAG GTCATCTCCAACTGTAGAGCTCTTGCAAACCGATTGGTTGAACTTGGATATAGACTGGTTTCTGGTGGAAGTGATAATCACCTGGTTCTTGTAGACTTGAGGCCACTG GGCATTGATGGAGCTCGGGTGGAAAAAATTCTTGACTTGGCATCCATTACCCTCAACAAGAACTCAGTGCCTG GAGATAAGAGTGCCCTAGTTCCGGGTGGCATTCGCATTGGATCACCTGCTATGACTACCAGAGGATTCACAGAGAAAGAATTTGTAGCGACTGCTGATTATATTCATGAGGGTGTGCAAATAACAATTGAAGCTAAGAAATCAGTGTCAGGATCAAAGCTTCAAGATTTCTTGAAATTTGTTGCATCCCCTGATttctctttgaaggatagagTGTCAGATCTCCAGACAAGAGTTGAAGCTCTTACAACTCAATTCCCAATACCTGGTGTATGA